In Paenibacillus sp. FSL M7-0420, a single genomic region encodes these proteins:
- a CDS encoding nitrate reductase subunit alpha, which produces MKKKFGLNFFKPVESYSGNWSILEEKNRDWENMYRQRWSHDKVVRTTHGVNCTGSCSWKVFVKNGIITWENQQIDYPSCGPDMPEFEPRGCPRGATFSWYEYSPLRVKYPYIRGKLWRLWQTALQEHDNYVDAWASIVEDPEKASQYKKARGKGGHVRVAWDDALRLIAAQLIYTIRKYGPDRIAGFTPIPAMSMVSYASGARFISLLGGQMLSFYDWYADLPPASPQIWGEQTDVPESSDWYNAGYLMMWGSNVPLTRTPDAHFMTEVRYKGTKVVSVAPDLAENVKFADNWLAPNPGSDAALAQAMTHVILQEFYQERQEPMFLNYAKQYTDMPFLILLDPHEDSLKGGRFLRASDLGDASPHSDWKPVIFDEATGEMIVPNGTMGQRWEEGKKWNLILEREDGSKVEPALTIEGHGEEWTEIVFPYFDNAGNGTFSRIIPARKMKLADGTERYVATVYDLMMSQYGIKRRDSLLNAKGYEDEMSHYTPAWQEKITTVKASVVVQIAREFAQNSIETGGRSMIIMGAGINHWFNSDTIYRSILNLVVLTASQGVNGGGWAHYVGQEKCRPIEGWSTVAFAKDWQGPARQQNATSFFYFATEQWRYEESGTDSLKSPTGGDVAYQHPADYNVLAARLGWLPSFPQFNKNSLLFAEEAAQQGKKTNAEIIGHAVEEITSRKTRFAVEDPGAPENFPRSLFIWRSNLISSSAKGQEYFMKHLLGASDGLLAEPNEEQKPEEIVWREDVEGKLDLMVALDFRMTTTPLYADIVLPAATWYEKTDLSSTDMHPFVHPFNPAVNPLWESRSDWDIYRQLSEVFSEMAKSQLPGVYKDVVMSPLGHDSISEISQPMGLVKDWAKGEVPAIPGKTMPNFTIVERDYTQIHHKYSSLGPNLATGKAGAHGVSFSVAEEYEELKKISGVHYDETIRHGLPKLQTARQAADAILHLSSATNGRVSQKAYESAEKDHGVELRDISADRAAEKITFQSITAQPREVIPTPVFSGSNKQGRRYSPFTTNIERLVPFRTLTGRQHFYIDHEIFQQFGEALPVYKPTLPPIVFGPRDKAVKGGTDALVLRYLTPHGKWNIHSTYQDNQHMLTLFRGGPTVWINNEDAAAHDIADNDWLEVYNRNGVVTARAVVSHRMPRGTMFMYHAQDKHIQVPGSEITDTRGGSHNAPTRIHLKPTQMVGGYAQLSYGFNYYGPIGNQRDVYVAVRKMKEVNWLEN; this is translated from the coding sequence ATGAAGAAGAAATTCGGCCTTAACTTTTTTAAGCCGGTGGAGAGCTATTCCGGGAACTGGTCCATTCTTGAAGAGAAAAATAGAGATTGGGAGAACATGTACCGCCAGCGCTGGTCTCACGATAAAGTAGTCCGCACCACCCACGGCGTGAACTGTACAGGCTCCTGCAGCTGGAAGGTGTTCGTGAAGAACGGGATCATCACCTGGGAGAACCAGCAGATCGATTACCCGTCCTGCGGACCGGATATGCCGGAGTTCGAGCCGCGCGGCTGTCCGCGCGGAGCTACCTTCTCCTGGTACGAATACAGCCCGCTGCGCGTGAAGTATCCGTATATCAGAGGGAAGCTGTGGCGGCTGTGGCAGACGGCGCTCCAGGAGCATGACAATTATGTCGATGCCTGGGCCAGCATTGTGGAAGATCCCGAGAAGGCCAGCCAGTATAAGAAGGCACGCGGCAAGGGCGGCCATGTCCGGGTAGCCTGGGATGATGCCCTGCGGCTGATCGCAGCGCAGCTGATCTATACGATCCGCAAATACGGCCCTGACCGGATCGCCGGGTTCACCCCGATTCCGGCCATGTCGATGGTCAGCTACGCTTCAGGAGCGCGGTTCATCTCGCTGCTGGGCGGTCAGATGCTGAGCTTCTATGACTGGTATGCCGATCTTCCTCCGGCTTCGCCGCAGATCTGGGGCGAGCAGACGGATGTCCCGGAATCCTCGGACTGGTACAACGCCGGTTACCTGATGATGTGGGGCTCGAACGTGCCGCTGACCCGGACGCCGGACGCCCACTTCATGACCGAAGTGCGCTACAAAGGCACCAAGGTCGTATCGGTCGCCCCGGATCTCGCCGAGAACGTGAAGTTCGCCGACAATTGGCTGGCTCCGAATCCCGGCTCGGATGCAGCGCTTGCCCAGGCGATGACGCATGTTATCCTGCAGGAATTCTACCAGGAACGCCAGGAGCCGATGTTCCTGAATTATGCCAAGCAATATACCGACATGCCGTTCCTGATTCTGCTCGATCCGCATGAGGACAGCCTGAAGGGCGGACGCTTCCTGCGGGCCAGTGATCTGGGCGATGCTTCTCCGCACTCGGACTGGAAGCCGGTGATCTTCGATGAAGCCACAGGCGAGATGATTGTGCCGAACGGGACGATGGGGCAGCGCTGGGAGGAAGGCAAGAAGTGGAACCTGATTCTTGAGCGGGAGGACGGCAGCAAGGTGGAGCCGGCCCTGACCATTGAAGGCCATGGGGAAGAGTGGACGGAGATCGTATTCCCGTACTTCGATAATGCCGGTAACGGCACCTTCAGCAGAATCATCCCGGCCCGGAAGATGAAGCTTGCGGACGGCACGGAACGTTATGTCGCTACCGTATACGACCTGATGATGAGCCAGTACGGCATTAAGCGCAGAGACAGTCTGCTGAACGCCAAGGGATATGAGGATGAAATGTCTCATTACACTCCGGCCTGGCAAGAGAAGATTACTACAGTAAAAGCAAGCGTCGTTGTGCAGATTGCCCGCGAGTTCGCCCAGAACTCCATTGAGACCGGCGGACGCTCCATGATTATCATGGGCGCAGGTATCAACCACTGGTTCAACAGTGATACCATCTATCGTTCCATCCTGAATCTGGTGGTGCTGACCGCATCTCAGGGAGTCAACGGCGGCGGCTGGGCGCATTATGTCGGCCAGGAGAAATGCCGTCCGATTGAAGGCTGGTCCACCGTTGCCTTCGCGAAGGATTGGCAGGGTCCAGCGCGGCAGCAGAATGCAACCTCGTTCTTCTATTTTGCCACCGAGCAGTGGCGGTATGAGGAGAGTGGCACCGATTCCCTGAAATCGCCGACCGGCGGGGATGTTGCTTACCAGCACCCGGCAGATTACAACGTGCTGGCTGCGCGGCTAGGCTGGCTGCCGTCCTTCCCGCAATTCAACAAGAACAGCCTGCTGTTCGCCGAGGAAGCGGCGCAGCAAGGCAAGAAGACGAATGCGGAGATTATCGGCCATGCCGTAGAAGAGATTACATCGCGGAAGACGCGCTTTGCTGTAGAAGATCCCGGCGCACCGGAGAACTTCCCGCGCTCCCTGTTCATCTGGCGCTCGAACCTGATCTCAAGCTCCGCCAAGGGACAGGAATACTTCATGAAGCATCTGCTCGGAGCCTCGGATGGTCTGCTGGCCGAGCCGAATGAGGAGCAGAAGCCGGAGGAGATCGTCTGGCGGGAGGATGTGGAAGGCAAGCTGGATCTGATGGTCGCCCTGGATTTCCGGATGACCACGACGCCGCTGTATGCCGATATTGTCCTGCCGGCCGCAACCTGGTATGAGAAAACAGATCTGTCGTCCACCGACATGCATCCGTTCGTCCATCCGTTCAATCCGGCCGTGAATCCGCTATGGGAATCCCGTTCCGACTGGGATATCTACCGCCAGCTCTCGGAGGTATTCTCCGAAATGGCGAAATCGCAGCTGCCCGGCGTCTATAAAGATGTGGTAATGTCTCCGCTGGGCCATGACTCCATCAGCGAAATCTCACAGCCGATGGGTCTGGTCAAGGATTGGGCCAAGGGCGAGGTGCCGGCCATTCCGGGTAAAACCATGCCGAACTTCACCATTGTCGAGCGGGATTACACGCAAATTCACCATAAATACAGCTCGCTCGGACCGAATCTGGCTACCGGCAAAGCAGGCGCACACGGCGTCAGCTTCTCGGTTGCCGAAGAATACGAAGAGCTGAAGAAGATCAGCGGTGTGCATTACGACGAAACGATCCGGCACGGACTGCCGAAGCTGCAGACGGCCCGCCAGGCGGCGGATGCCATTCTGCATCTGTCTTCCGCCACCAACGGCCGCGTCTCCCAGAAGGCTTATGAGTCGGCCGAGAAGGATCACGGGGTCGAGCTGCGGGATATTTCGGCAGACCGGGCCGCCGAGAAAATTACGTTCCAGAGCATTACCGCACAGCCGCGAGAGGTGATTCCGACACCGGTATTCAGCGGCTCGAATAAGCAAGGCCGCCGGTATTCGCCGTTCACTACGAACATCGAACGTCTCGTGCCGTTCCGTACCCTGACCGGGAGACAACATTTCTATATTGACCATGAGATCTTCCAGCAGTTCGGCGAAGCGCTGCCGGTCTACAAGCCGACCCTGCCTCCAATAGTCTTCGGGCCGCGCGACAAGGCCGTGAAGGGCGGAACCGATGCGCTGGTTCTGAGATACCTGACGCCGCACGGCAAATGGAATATCCACTCGACCTACCAGGATAACCAGCACATGCTGACCTTGTTCCGGGGAGGTCCGACGGTGTGGATCAATAACGAGGATGCGGCGGCTCATGACATTGCGGATAACGACTGGCTTGAGGTCTATAACCGTAACGGGGTCGTCACTGCGCGCGCCGTGGTCAGCCACCGGATGCCGAGAGGCACCATGTTCATGTACCACGCCCAGGATAAGCATATTCAGGTGCCGGGCTCCGAGATTACGGATACGCGCGGCGGAAGCCATAATGCGCCAACCCGGATTCACCTGAAGCCTACCCAGATGGTCGGCGGATATGCACAGCTCAGCTACGGCTTCAACTACTACGGTCCGATCGGCAACCAGCGTGATGTCTACGTAGCCGTCCGCAAAATGAAGGAGGTCAACTGGCTTGAAAATTAA
- a CDS encoding cellulase-like family protein, with product MDAVLSRLPRKLTLTMWDFSWYTMTLPDEPYHDLAARCKEAADRGYNSIRICAMPFLLFTAEGKRPGPLHFGSLGEVGQRTRWYNCRGGAELDGHAHLLELFRQAKAHGLYIMLSSWEYQQSPSFLAYPALRDELAAIAPAERFMTLARSMDQLIRYIKGEGFADRIVYAELHNEVEFGQLTAVGTVQGIGPADTPRLVAAMQPYIEEAVGYLRGQHPDVLITASYTLNEAYPKAYVARNLQVAHYHLYIKGVLNELMDAAGLNDEGVSFPNAFVRSMLREDAPPFGEWTLPAGQEWRMEGNPVGMKLIYLHDWADPDLWDLYLYDRYGAHKLAMLQKAAMRLEEAQEWAIHSGLPVVIGEGYVGYTPLLAGFEEGPVGKFIAEYALRKGMALGFWGMTLCSNCAPHHPFWQDVDWQQRWNRYILDAE from the coding sequence ATGGATGCAGTGCTGAGCAGATTGCCCCGCAAGCTTACCCTCACCATGTGGGATTTCTCCTGGTACACAATGACCTTGCCGGACGAGCCTTATCATGATCTGGCGGCAAGATGCAAGGAGGCAGCCGACAGAGGATACAACAGCATCCGGATCTGTGCCATGCCGTTCCTGTTATTCACAGCGGAAGGCAAACGCCCCGGACCGCTGCACTTCGGCAGTCTGGGGGAAGTGGGACAGCGTACCCGCTGGTATAACTGCCGCGGCGGTGCCGAGCTGGACGGACATGCGCATCTGCTGGAGCTGTTCAGACAGGCCAAGGCGCACGGACTCTACATTATGCTGTCTTCCTGGGAATATCAGCAGAGCCCCAGCTTCCTGGCCTACCCCGCACTGCGTGATGAGCTGGCTGCAATTGCTCCCGCAGAGCGGTTCATGACCCTGGCCCGGTCGATGGACCAGCTCATCCGGTATATCAAGGGGGAAGGCTTCGCTGATCGAATTGTTTATGCCGAGCTGCATAATGAAGTGGAATTCGGGCAGCTTACCGCCGTGGGTACCGTGCAGGGAATCGGCCCAGCGGATACGCCAAGGCTGGTGGCGGCCATGCAGCCTTATATCGAGGAAGCGGTGGGCTATCTCCGGGGGCAGCATCCCGATGTTCTGATCACGGCCAGCTATACGCTGAACGAAGCTTATCCGAAGGCATATGTAGCCCGTAATCTGCAGGTGGCCCACTATCATCTCTATATCAAGGGCGTACTGAATGAGCTTATGGACGCGGCGGGGTTGAATGATGAGGGGGTGTCTTTTCCGAATGCTTTTGTCCGGTCTATGCTGAGGGAAGATGCTCCGCCCTTCGGGGAATGGACCCTGCCCGCAGGGCAGGAGTGGCGGATGGAGGGCAATCCGGTCGGGATGAAGCTGATCTATCTGCATGATTGGGCCGACCCTGATCTATGGGATCTCTACCTGTATGACCGCTATGGAGCCCACAAGCTGGCGATGCTGCAAAAAGCGGCCATGCGCCTGGAAGAAGCGCAGGAATGGGCTATACATTCGGGCCTGCCGGTGGTGATCGGCGAAGGCTATGTCGGCTATACCCCGCTGCTTGCGGGCTTCGAGGAGGGCCCGGTCGGGAAATTCATTGCCGAGTATGCGCTGCGTAAGGGGATGGCGCTGGGCTTCTGGGGCATGACGCTGTGCTCCAACTGTGCGCCGCATCATCCGTTTTGGCAGGATGTAGACTGGCAGCAGCGGTGGAACCGGTACATTCTTGACGCGGAGTAG
- a CDS encoding glycoside hydrolase family 2 protein, with translation MHTTGRHNISLDEDWCYQADTAGIGEREEWQITGLPAPREAAVPHTWNVEEGLEEHRGAGWYEYTLSIPEEWSGSRFRLHFEAVYRDAVVWVNGRKAGSHVNSGYTAFELEVTAHILHGKENRITVKADNSPAAQALPQGRSFDWADDGGIIRPVQLIVTGQTAVKHIRVSPEVRFGPAGQQASGRLLADVQLCGPSASATIGAAIFKNGTQIWEDHRPLPPQSGTWQLAGMEWLPVDLWHFDHPHLYQLQITIREGGQLHDEVTVNFGFREIVVRGQELWLNREPVRLMGVEWMPGSNPAVGMAEKREDLGAMLERLKEANAVITRFHWQQGNELLDWCDRNGILVQEEIPHWQQPEEPDQHTFAVALSQAKEMIRDHSHHPCIFAWGMGNELNGQSETTLRYMKQLKQEIHTLDSQRLINYVSNTVHLNPRSDATGAGDLLMWNDYIGTWHGELDEEEVIRQMLADYPDKPVVVAEYGLCEPVYEGGDPRRTAILLHKTELYRKYPQFAALIFFSLNDYRTQMGEDGQGRWKQRVHGSVDVHNRVKPSFADLREVASPLLLADAPVRRNGRELEVTLKCRKDIPGYAVRGYYVRVSIDGAEEAAQVQVIPDMQPGEVRTLSLKLPAAPGSELTLTVYRPNGFSVLELEMGQ, from the coding sequence ATGCATACAACAGGACGGCATAATATAAGCCTGGACGAAGACTGGTGTTATCAGGCAGATACAGCAGGCATAGGAGAGCGAGAGGAATGGCAGATTACAGGCTTGCCTGCTCCAAGGGAGGCTGCGGTTCCGCATACCTGGAATGTGGAGGAAGGTCTGGAGGAACACCGGGGGGCCGGGTGGTATGAGTATACTCTCAGCATTCCTGAGGAGTGGAGCGGCAGCCGGTTCCGTCTGCATTTTGAAGCCGTCTACCGTGATGCGGTGGTCTGGGTCAACGGCCGGAAGGCCGGTTCGCATGTCAACTCCGGGTATACTGCCTTTGAGCTGGAGGTGACCGCGCATATTCTGCATGGCAAGGAGAACCGGATTACGGTAAAAGCGGATAATTCCCCGGCCGCTCAGGCGCTCCCGCAAGGCCGCAGCTTCGACTGGGCGGACGACGGGGGGATCATCCGGCCCGTACAGCTTATAGTAACCGGGCAAACGGCCGTCAAGCATATCCGCGTCTCCCCGGAGGTCCGGTTCGGACCAGCGGGCCAGCAGGCGTCCGGCCGGTTACTGGCAGACGTACAGCTATGCGGACCCTCTGCTTCAGCAACAATAGGGGCCGCTATTTTCAAGAATGGTACACAAATATGGGAGGATCACCGCCCCCTGCCCCCGCAATCCGGGACCTGGCAGCTTGCAGGGATGGAGTGGCTCCCGGTGGACTTATGGCATTTCGATCATCCGCATCTCTATCAGCTTCAGATCACCATCCGTGAGGGCGGACAGCTTCATGATGAGGTAACCGTCAATTTCGGGTTCCGTGAGATTGTGGTCAGAGGGCAGGAGCTATGGCTGAACCGTGAGCCGGTCCGCCTGATGGGTGTCGAATGGATGCCGGGTTCGAATCCGGCGGTTGGCATGGCCGAGAAGCGGGAGGATCTTGGCGCGATGCTGGAACGGCTCAAGGAGGCGAACGCTGTGATCACCCGTTTTCACTGGCAACAGGGGAATGAGCTGCTGGACTGGTGTGACCGCAACGGCATTCTTGTCCAGGAGGAAATTCCGCATTGGCAGCAGCCGGAGGAGCCGGATCAGCACACCTTCGCGGTAGCCTTGTCCCAGGCGAAGGAGATGATCCGCGATCATTCCCATCATCCGTGTATCTTCGCTTGGGGGATGGGGAATGAGCTGAACGGGCAGTCGGAGACCACCCTCCGGTACATGAAGCAGCTGAAGCAGGAGATCCATACGCTGGATTCACAGCGATTGATTAACTATGTGAGCAACACGGTCCACCTGAATCCGCGTAGTGATGCTACGGGAGCCGGGGACCTGCTGATGTGGAATGACTATATCGGAACCTGGCATGGCGAGCTGGATGAGGAAGAGGTCATCCGGCAGATGCTGGCCGATTACCCGGATAAGCCGGTGGTGGTGGCTGAATATGGCCTCTGCGAGCCGGTGTACGAAGGCGGAGATCCCAGAAGAACAGCGATTCTTCTGCACAAAACAGAGCTCTACCGCAAGTATCCCCAGTTTGCTGCGCTGATCTTTTTCAGTCTGAATGATTACCGCACGCAAATGGGAGAAGACGGGCAGGGGAGATGGAAGCAGCGGGTGCACGGTTCGGTGGATGTACATAACCGGGTGAAGCCTTCGTTTGCAGACTTGCGTGAGGTGGCTTCACCGCTCCTCCTCGCAGATGCCCCTGTGCGGCGGAACGGACGGGAGCTTGAGGTCACCCTGAAATGCCGGAAGGATATTCCCGGCTATGCCGTCCGGGGCTATTATGTAAGGGTGTCAATAGATGGCGCAGAGGAAGCAGCGCAGGTACAGGTGATTCCTGATATGCAGCCCGGAGAGGTCCGTACGCTGAGCCTCAAGTTGCCTGCTGCTCCTGGATCGGAGCTGACCCTAACGGTCTATCGTCCGAACGGCTTCAGCGTGCTGGAGCTGGAAATGGGCCAGTAG
- a CDS encoding hemerythrin domain-containing protein, with translation MSGSSLRQLHAHHAIHQGGLSGAVAKTEEVEELLALKEVEVARQAADHLIEYWETRILSHADAEEDGFYQEMIVKNPNLEEPVIRLKRDHELLRIIVQDVKSMLAEDGLTPEVLHQFHALLVVNAIHSRDEERLLFGE, from the coding sequence ATGTCAGGATCCTCACTGCGCCAGCTGCATGCCCATCATGCCATACATCAGGGCGGGCTCTCCGGCGCTGTAGCCAAGACAGAAGAAGTGGAAGAGCTGCTGGCGCTTAAGGAAGTGGAGGTGGCCCGCCAGGCGGCTGACCACTTGATTGAGTACTGGGAGACGCGGATACTCAGCCATGCCGATGCGGAGGAAGACGGATTCTATCAGGAGATGATTGTGAAGAATCCGAACCTGGAAGAACCCGTTATCCGGCTGAAGCGGGATCATGAGCTGCTGCGGATCATCGTGCAGGATGTCAAAAGCATGCTTGCCGAAGACGGCCTCACCCCTGAGGTGCTGCACCAGTTCCATGCCCTGCTGGTTGTGAATGCGATTCATAGCCGGGATGAGGAACGGCTGCTGTTCGGGGAGTAG
- the hmpA gene encoding NO-inducible flavohemoprotein: MLTQETRDIVKSTAPVLAEHGTTITTVFYRNLFEAHPELLNVFNHANQAQGRQQAALANAVYAAAVHIDNLENILPAVVQIAHKHVSLGIKPEHYPIVGEFLLKAIKEVLGDAATDEILSAWEAAYGVIAGAFIGVEDSMYKEAREQEHGWNFFKPFTVVRKVQESGSITSFYLKPADGSNVPDYKPGQYISVRVLIPGEQYTMIRQYSLSQAPKPDEFRISVKREETNDPNGVVSVYLHNGVNEGDTVEASAPAGEFLLDTSLTTPVAFISGGVGITPMMSMLETVANVTPDRPVVFLHSARNESLAAFGTDIEKHAAALSNVKTRTFYSGGPDGVITGEILKSYVDVTGDAYVCGPVPFMEAMIGELRKLGMTETQIHYEFFGPALQLSNA, translated from the coding sequence ATTTTAACACAAGAGACTCGTGACATTGTCAAATCCACAGCGCCAGTATTGGCGGAACACGGCACCACCATTACAACGGTATTCTACCGTAACCTGTTCGAGGCCCACCCGGAACTGCTGAATGTGTTCAACCACGCCAACCAGGCGCAAGGCCGCCAGCAGGCGGCACTGGCCAATGCGGTCTACGCAGCGGCAGTCCACATAGACAACCTTGAGAATATACTCCCTGCGGTGGTCCAGATCGCCCACAAGCATGTCAGCCTCGGCATCAAGCCGGAGCATTACCCGATCGTCGGAGAATTCCTGCTGAAGGCCATCAAGGAGGTGCTGGGCGATGCTGCTACGGATGAGATCCTGAGTGCCTGGGAAGCAGCGTACGGAGTGATTGCGGGTGCATTCATCGGCGTGGAAGACAGCATGTACAAGGAAGCGCGGGAGCAGGAGCACGGCTGGAACTTCTTCAAGCCATTTACCGTGGTGCGTAAGGTTCAGGAGAGCGGCAGCATTACATCGTTCTATCTGAAGCCGGCAGACGGCTCGAATGTACCAGACTATAAGCCGGGCCAGTATATTTCTGTCCGTGTGCTGATCCCTGGAGAGCAATACACCATGATCCGCCAGTATAGCCTGTCCCAAGCACCGAAGCCGGATGAATTCCGCATTTCGGTGAAACGCGAGGAGACGAATGACCCGAATGGCGTGGTATCCGTCTATCTTCATAACGGGGTGAATGAGGGCGATACCGTTGAGGCGAGCGCCCCTGCCGGCGAGTTCCTGCTGGATACTTCCTTAACTACCCCTGTAGCCTTCATCTCAGGCGGTGTCGGCATCACCCCTATGATGAGCATGCTCGAGACAGTAGCTAATGTAACACCGGACCGGCCGGTCGTCTTCCTGCACTCTGCACGGAACGAATCGCTTGCTGCCTTCGGTACAGATATTGAGAAGCATGCGGCCGCGCTGAGCAACGTCAAGACCAGAACCTTCTACTCCGGCGGACCGGATGGCGTGATTACAGGCGAAATTCTGAAGAGCTATGTAGATGTTACCGGAGATGCTTACGTGTGCGGGCCTGTTCCTTTTATGGAAGCCATGATTGGCGAACTGCGGAAGCTGGGAATGACTGAGACCCAGATTCATTATGAGTTCTTCGGACCGGCACTGCAGCTAAGCAACGCGTAG
- a CDS encoding DUF488 domain-containing protein: protein MGEPSGGKAEDAPYSIGLKRIYEPADPGDGYRILVDRLWARGVTKEQAAIDEWMKEIAPSPALRKWFGHLPERFTAFKERYTLELEENPECAGHAEVIRERALNQRVTLVYAAKDPVHNHAKVLYEWLISR, encoded by the coding sequence ATGGGAGAGCCATCCGGCGGGAAAGCCGAAGATGCTCCGTACTCTATTGGCCTGAAGCGAATCTATGAACCTGCGGACCCCGGGGACGGATACCGGATTCTGGTGGACCGGCTGTGGGCGCGCGGAGTGACGAAGGAGCAGGCAGCCATTGACGAGTGGATGAAGGAGATCGCGCCCAGCCCGGCGCTGCGCAAGTGGTTCGGACATCTGCCGGAGCGGTTCACGGCATTCAAGGAACGGTATACCCTGGAGCTGGAGGAGAATCCGGAATGCGCGGGGCATGCGGAAGTGATCCGGGAGCGGGCGCTTAATCAGAGGGTCACACTGGTCTATGCCGCGAAGGACCCGGTCCATAACCATGCGAAGGTACTCTATGAATGGCTGATTTCACGTTGA
- the narH gene encoding nitrate reductase subunit beta, whose amino-acid sequence MKIKAQVAMVMNLDKCIGCHTCSVTCKTTWTNRKGAEYMWFNNVETKPGIGYPKRWEDQELYKGGWQLRKGRLELKSGNKLSKIALGKIFYNPDMPEMKDYYEPWTYNYEHLTSAGEQKHSPVARAHSAVTGEKMDLEWGPNWEDDLAGAHVTGPLDPNIQKIEEEIKFNFEKSFMIYLPRLCEHCLNPSCVASCPSGAMYKRDEDGIVLVDQEACRGWRYCMTGCPYKKVYFNWQTNKAEKCTFCFPRVEAGLPTVCSETCTGRIRYLGVLLYDADKVLDAASTPNEKDLYQAQCDLFLNPHDPEVRAQARKDGISEDWLEAAQNSPVYKLAIEHKLAFPLHPEYRTLPMVWYVPPLSPIMNYFEGKDSLKNPDMIFPAIEEMRTPIQYLANMLTAGDTETVKEALQRMAMMRSYMRAQSTGQEFDLSRLERVGMTAQQTEEMYRLLAIAKYEDRFVIPTSHKEQHMNPYRAQGSAGYGSGMGDMGSGSGCDGCGPASPSGDTLKTGKEMYEENFYGGIWRD is encoded by the coding sequence TTGAAAATTAAAGCGCAAGTGGCAATGGTAATGAATCTGGATAAATGCATCGGCTGCCACACCTGCAGCGTGACCTGTAAGACCACCTGGACAAACCGCAAGGGTGCGGAATATATGTGGTTCAACAACGTGGAAACGAAGCCGGGTATCGGCTATCCGAAGCGCTGGGAGGACCAGGAGCTGTACAAGGGCGGCTGGCAGCTGCGCAAGGGCCGGCTTGAGCTGAAATCCGGCAACAAGCTGTCCAAGATCGCGCTCGGCAAAATCTTCTACAACCCTGATATGCCGGAAATGAAGGATTATTATGAGCCTTGGACCTATAACTATGAGCATCTGACGAGTGCCGGGGAGCAGAAGCATTCCCCGGTCGCCCGGGCCCACTCTGCTGTCACCGGCGAGAAGATGGATCTGGAATGGGGACCGAACTGGGAGGATGATCTGGCGGGCGCGCATGTGACCGGCCCGCTGGACCCGAACATTCAGAAGATCGAGGAAGAGATCAAGTTCAACTTCGAGAAATCCTTCATGATCTATCTGCCCCGTCTGTGCGAGCACTGCCTGAACCCGAGCTGTGTGGCTTCCTGTCCGTCGGGAGCGATGTACAAACGCGATGAGGACGGCATCGTTCTCGTGGACCAGGAAGCCTGCCGCGGCTGGAGATATTGCATGACCGGCTGTCCGTACAAGAAGGTGTACTTCAACTGGCAGACCAACAAGGCGGAGAAATGCACCTTCTGCTTCCCGCGTGTGGAGGCAGGCCTGCCAACGGTATGCTCCGAGACCTGTACGGGCCGTATCCGCTACCTTGGCGTTCTGCTGTATGATGCCGACAAGGTGCTGGATGCCGCATCCACCCCGAATGAGAAGGATCTGTACCAGGCCCAGTGTGATCTGTTCCTGAATCCGCATGATCCGGAAGTCAGAGCGCAGGCGAGAAAAGACGGCATCTCCGAGGACTGGCTGGAGGCTGCGCAGAACTCGCCGGTCTACAAGCTGGCGATTGAGCATAAGCTGGCCTTCCCGCTGCACCCGGAGTACCGGACGCTGCCGATGGTATGGTACGTACCGCCGCTTAGCCCGATCATGAACTACTTTGAGGGCAAGGATTCACTGAAGAACCCGGATATGATTTTCCCTGCGATCGAAGAGATGCGTACACCTATTCAATATCTGGCGAATATGCTGACGGCTGGCGACACGGAGACCGTGAAGGAAGCTCTGCAGCGGATGGCGATGATGCGCTCTTACATGCGCGCCCAGTCTACCGGCCAGGAGTTCGATCTTAGCCGTCTGGAACGTGTCGGCATGACGGCGCAGCAGACCGAGGAAATGTACCGCCTGCTGGCCATTGCCAAATATGAGGACCGCTTCGTGATCCCGACCTCCCACAAGGAGCAGCACATGAACCCTTACCGTGCCCAAGGCTCTGCCGGTTACGGCAGCGGAATGGGCGATATGGGCTCCGGATCCGGCTGTGACGGCTGCGGACCGGCGAGCCCTTCCGGCGACACCTTGAAGACCGGCAAGGAGATGTATGAAGAGAATTTCTACGGGGGGATCTGGCGTGATTGA